The genome window GACAACTGGAGGGCGCAGGACACACCGGTCATTGAAATACCTGATATCACGTACATCCATGACACTGACATCAGTTCAGAGGATATGATCACCAGCAATGAACTGGAGCGAACCAAGGCGCAACGGAAAAAACTGATACTTGAAACCCTGGATTCCGGCTCTTTTGAAGAGAACCTTGGGCATGTGTTGACCTACCATGCGCTCAGGGACAATAATGAGACCGATTATCGTGAGGTTATTCACAACAAATGGGATGAACTGAATCCCGCCGGCCATGTGCATGAGCTCCTGGAGCGCTGCCGGAGCAATGAAGGCTTACCTGTTCCGCCAGGTCTTACGTTCAGTGTCACGTCAGTGAACACGTATTCCAAATGTCCGAAAATGTATGAACTAAAGCAGGTGCTGGGTATGCCTACCCGGGCTGAAGAGCGTTCGGACGGAGCAATGAACGTAGGGAGTTTTGTTCACCGGGTATTGGAAATGGCGGTAAGGCAAAAAATATCCACCAGGGAACAGCTGGACAGTATTGTAACGTCTCTTACGCAACAGGATACATGGAAATGGGTGGATAGAGAACTGGCCCGTCCTTTACTGGATGTATTCTGGAAGCGGAACAGGCATACCATACCCAACAACCTGATGGTGGAAAAGATGTTCTCGGTGCAGCTTGATAAGCATATTTTCACGGGTTTCATTGACAGGGTCGACCTGGTACCGGGGAGTGATAATGCAGTGGAGATAATCGATTACAAGACCGGGAAAGAGCCTGACCCGGTAGAGCGGTCTCGGCAGTTGCTGTTGTATGCAGAAGGGTTCAGGCACCTGTATCCGGAATATTCAGTCCGGAAACTGACGTTGGAATTGCTTTCTCAACAAAAACCCAGGGTATATGAATTGCAGGACGGCGAATACGTCAGCTCAAGGGTGCAGCCTCTGGACAAAGGGGTGATACCTGAAATGGTTGACGTGGCAAATCGTATCATACACGATCACCAGTACGGATTTTCAAGATGTGATGACGATAAGCAGTGCAAGAAGTGCGGGTATAAGCTATACTGCGATTATGATGCAGGAAAAACATCCGGGACATCTATTTCATAACTGTACCATGGGGGTGTCCTGAACGTTCTTCCAGGTGGTATTTACCCAGTATTGCACTGAGATTTTCAAGGGTTTCTTGAGATATACCCTCTCGTGAAGTGATGACAGCACCCCTTAATGCATGGGAGCATGCACATTCACCAGAGGGTGGAAGTTTTCGTATCAGTTCGGTCACAATACTGTTGACATCTTTGAGCAACCGGTGCATGTTCTGCATCGTTTCTTTCCTTGATGAGCTCATACCACATACATTATAGTCACTGATACCGGCGACTGTTGTATAGCATATCTCAGCTTCACGGGCCAGTTTTGCTTCGGGTTGGGCTGTCATGCCGATACAATGTGCACCTATGCTGGCAAAAAACCCGGACTCGGCCCGGGTTGAGAACTGGGGTCCTTCAATGCACAGGTATGTTCCACCTGTATGCACGTCAATACCGGTATTTTTTATTATGTCGCTTACCTGTTTGGAAAGGACTGGACAGAACGGGTCTGACATATCCACATAAGCCCCGATACCGTTGCCGAAGAACGTAGAAGCGCGACGCTTTGTCCAGTCAATAAGCTGGTCGGGTACAACGATCATGCCCGGGTGTATCCCGTCAGTAAGGCTGCCAGCCGTACAGACCGAAATCAGTCGGTCCACACCCAGGGACTTGAGCGCGTAAATATTCGCACGGTAGTTTATCTCATGGGGTAATAGCTGGTGGTGCCTGCCGTGCCTGGGTAAAAAAGCCACTTCCTGCCCTTCAAGGTTACCAAGTTGTATCGAATCAGAAGGAGGGCCGAATGGTGTATCAACTTCTACTTCGGAACTGTTCTTAAGTTCCAGGGTATAGGTTCCGGTACCACCTATGATTCCTATCCTGCTCATGCACGTCTCCTATTCCGGTTCATATTTTGTCGGGCATTTCACCTGGATATCAGAGGATTCGAACACCGAACCGTTCATCCTGCCCGTTACCACTACGGTCCCTTCCTGATTGAATGTCTGTGATAGGGGGCCCCTGTGTACTATACCTACTGATGCAGTAGTATCATTGATAGTGAATGCATACTCCAGGGTACCGGTCTGACTGAACGAATTGTTCACTATTGTCCCAATCATGTTCACTTCATGGGTCGAATAATAGAGCGGGTCACCCGTTACTTCTGCTATTCTCCGGT of ANME-2 cluster archaeon contains these proteins:
- a CDS encoding cytochrome c maturation protein CcmE; this translates as MKARHIKILAGTALIIVCLIIGYSALSDFTRYYRRIAEVTGDPLYYSTHEVNMIGTIVNNSFSQTGTLEYAFTINDTTASVGIVHRGPLSQTFNQEGTVVVTGRMNGSVFESSDIQVKCPTKYEPE
- the mtnP gene encoding S-methyl-5'-thioadenosine phosphorylase, producing the protein MSRIGIIGGTGTYTLELKNSSEVEVDTPFGPPSDSIQLGNLEGQEVAFLPRHGRHHQLLPHEINYRANIYALKSLGVDRLISVCTAGSLTDGIHPGMIVVPDQLIDWTKRRASTFFGNGIGAYVDMSDPFCPVLSKQVSDIIKNTGIDVHTGGTYLCIEGPQFSTRAESGFFASIGAHCIGMTAQPEAKLAREAEICYTTVAGISDYNVCGMSSSRKETMQNMHRLLKDVNSIVTELIRKLPPSGECACSHALRGAVITSREGISQETLENLSAILGKYHLEERSGHPHGTVMK